A window of Tachypleus tridentatus isolate NWPU-2018 chromosome 7, ASM421037v1, whole genome shotgun sequence genomic DNA:
TTAGAAACAgttgaaatatatgtttttatttagaatttgcTCTCTGTTCTTAATGAGTAGGCACCACACGAATACATATGTTGTATGTGACAAATGAACATAATATGTGTAAGAAATgagaatgtttctttttctaaatgGATATAGACTTGCTCATGGATCATTTATCATGTTATACATTTTTGTCATTTACCAATATCAATGGTGAGTCTTTtcatatgtttaatttaaaatcaaatagtAGAAATTTAACAAGATTTTAACTTTTCAGTTACTAAAAAGGGAATAATGTGAAATTTTGTACGAGTTTCAAAGAACTATAGAACTATAGAACTAGGAAGCCAAATACtttttatagattaaaatatgtatacatattcagtaatttagtttgttgttgtttacacaACCTTGGATGATTAAAGATTCAAAGCAGAATTTTacctaaaaacaatataacaatagatAAACCAACTTGGAGTCCTAACGTTGAATCTTATAAACGTTGAATTTATTCAGTCATTAATGTTTGTAGGATAAGTTTGATAAGTATCACTAATTCCTCAAGATTTTAGTAGtgaaactaatataatttttttccagtaAGTTTACTCTCTCCGGACTGTGTTTCTCAACATGTGGTAAGTGTGAAAATCTCTCTCTATTAACTGTTCATCTTAAACAGGTAATTCAATTAGAAATGCACATTAGCCTTATTTTGAATGATGTGCCCAAAATTGTACCAAACTTTATACGTAACTGTTTTTACAACTTAACAtctgagaataaaaaaaatacgtatttataaacataaatctgTGAACGAGACAGTATGTAATATATTGTGTAAGATAATATATGGAAGAAGTTTCTATACTTTGACATCCATTTATCCCTGAGAGTTCACTGAAAAAATGAATTacagtgacaaaacattatttcGTATTGATTGATAATgatatttttaggatattttttACCGCTGTTGTGTTTTACCGCTGACTTTTTATATTCCAAATCTAACAAATCATTTATATCTCGATAGGAAATGATAGCTTGGCATTACATAAGGGATAACtgttagtttggtttattttacattttattgtgtCTTTTTTGTACTGATTGAACAATTTCAATTACATTTCACTTAAAATGATCTTACTAATAGAATACTGTTTTCTGAGACTTACTGATGGGATTGAAAATGGCTATTTCCGAAAAAACAACGTTTGTTATAGCTTTATTATAAGTTTATGATAAAGTACCTTCTGCAGACAAAGGGAACGAAACTCAAAAACTGACCCTAGCCAATATcaggttaattattttaatatatcgaCATATATTTAAAACGAGACTGACAAATATAATGAGATATCAGGAAAGTAATAAAGATATTCATTTTGAATAAATTGTAATTTACTTATGATTTCCTTAAGCTGTTTTATCATAACTTCTACAgagtaaaatgtaataataataataagtcttgacaaaaaaataaattatgttaggTTTCTAGAAAATCAACTCACTCGCACCAGTTTTTTCCAATAATTTTCGGTgctatgttaaaataataaagatggcttttataaacaaaatctatCTATGTAGTTatgtaatataaatttgttaaaatgtcGCATTGGAAACATAACatctacaatattttcaatatttattattcagttcACAATGGAGCTATAAAACGAATAGAAGctcgtttttataatatatatgtctTGTTCCCACctgtaacaaaatgtgttatctGCTGGGTCTAATGCGGGTAACCGACCTGTGGATTTTAGCATCGTTGGTCTGTAAACTTATTGTTGTTCCACCAGAGGACGGTATATCTATGTATGTGTgatggttttctttatacagttgGTGAATGTTAATAGCTATGGCTAAAGAAACCATTGTTGGCTTCTCTCCAATCAATAGCTCAAAATTAGCGACAACTATACCCGAGTCTTACTGAGTTGAAGTTTATTCTGAAATGTTGAAGGTAGTAAAGTTAGAAGTACAGTGTTTCCATTAATTAgaattttcaatgaaaatgtaGGTATCAACATTAAATGATGAACATAGAACttaatattttcatgtaaaaacGAAAAATGTTTTCGTGCATAGGTTTTGAAAGTAAGTCTGGCATTTAGATAGATGTCCACACTATTTCACTTGACACTTGTTACGCATGAAGattaatatatatgaaaagaaaCCTTATTGGTAATTTTCATAAACTCTAACCGTCTAAGTAAGTTTCAAAATATACTGCAGTAGCGAGTCAGAAGCGATAACAATGGCGAAGTCTAAACACAAAACAATGCTTTTTGACAACCAATGATTTCATTAAATGCTTAATAGGAGTTTCTGTACGTTGCAGTATAAATAGTAGTAAGCTCATTCAATAACACAAACACTTCACAATGTAAAATAAAGGTAAAGCAATCAGAAACTGGCATTTTAGAAAAAGGTAACACTTTTATGCTCTCCATTTTAATACATTCACTTAAAAGTCACTATGTGACATCAAATAATTAGGTATATTTTTTGCAATTGATTTTAGAGTGGgtaagagggaatcctcaatagtcaCGGTGGTAATTAAATATCAAATCGTCCAAGAGATAGAGCTAAAAattgtactttaaaataaaaaatttataagcTATGTGTgtgcttattttaaataaaaactataagcCATGTGTgtgcttattttaaataaaaactataagcTATGTATgtgcttattttaaataaaaactataagcTATGTGTgtgcttattttaaataaaaactataagaaaTGTGTGTGCTTATTTTTCTCAAtcagaaaacttaattaaattgCTTATTAAAATCACGAAATGTATCAGAACAGAGAGCGTTTAATTATCAGTTGTTAgtatttacttatgttttaacattaaagtgattttgttttctttacaccaagataaaaCTTCCTCTTTGGTGTGTGTAACAACTGTTTTCTCTACCCtatagctcggcatggccagatgggttaaggccttcgactcgtaatctgagggtctgcGGGTTtaaatctcggtcgcaccaaacatgcttgcccattcagccgtgggggtgttaaaatgttacggtcaattccactattcgttagtaaaagagtagcctaagagttggcggtgggtggtgatgactaggtactttccctatagtcttacactgctaaattagggacagctagcgcagatagccctcgagtagttttgcgcgaaattcaaaacaaacaaacaaacaaacaaactttacactaCACTTATACAATCGTACTTCTCCCTCAAGCACTGTCTATTAAACAGtctaaaaaacattttagtactTTTTTCTTGCATAAACGTAcataaaaaagagagaaagaaagtgatGACACAAAAGAAGAGGGAACTTATCGATTGATCATTAATCAGGATTggagatttaaaacaaaagttgtgGTACCATCCACAATGCTGTGTTTTAAGTACAAACACTTAGCTCATGGCTCCGTCATTTCTTTACCAATTTgagataaaattacattttgtaattaataatcGTAAGTTTATAACAATTTCTTGTTCATTTCCACATTTTACAGTAGTTTAGACTAATAAACAGTTagcccccagtggtacagcagtatgtatACGGACTCACatagctaaaaaccgggtttcgataagcGTAGCGGAGAGAATACAGAAAGcccattgtacagttttgtattaattttaaataaaaggtttttattcgATATACCCATAAACAGAATTAAAAcggtattttgaaaaaaaaattaatttttaaacagtcTGGAAGgaaacaagaaacaataaaacaaaaaaagcccattgtgcagttttgtattaattttaaacaaaaagttcTTATTCGATATACCCATAAACAGAATTAAAAcggtattttgaaaaaaattaatttttaaacagtcTGGAAGgaaacaagaaacaataaaacaaaaaaagcccattgtacagttttgtattaattttaaacaaaaagtttTTATTCGATATACCCATAAACAGAATTAAAAcggtattttgaaaaaaattaatttttaaacagtcTGGAAGgaaacaagaaacaataaaattcgctgtaactattaaatatattctttattggatttacatgtaaacaaaaataaaacagtgttttgGAAAGGGGTAATTTTTTACAGTCTGAAAGGCTTCTTTGttacgaatttcgcgcaaagctacacgagcgctatctgcgctagccgtccctaatttagcagtgtaagactagcgggaaggcagctggtcatcaccactcaccgccaactcttgggctaatcttttaccagtgaatagtgagattgaccgtcacattataacgtcctcacggctgaaagggcgagcatatctggtgtgacggagattcgaacccgcgaccaagTCTGAAAGGAaagaagaaagaataaaaatcgctgtaactattatatttgttttttatatttagtgaATTACTGTATACTGTAAATGTCTTCCTATTTAGTATCTATGCATATGATAACTATTTTGATTATTCTTTCGTCAAGCGTGAAGATGCGCAGTTCGTTCTAAAGCAACCAAAGCAAGGCTATGACTCTCCAGTCACGAAAAGACCAGGGAATCTGCAAGTTAGAACAACTACAGAAACCCCTAACTATTATTACTACGATGACGACTATTACGACTACTACGTAGACCATTTCGTAACAACAACAACTACCACAACCACTACAACACCTCCTCCTACAAGACGACATCGCCAATTTGGTCGAGGCCGTCTACGGAACAAATTCCGCCGACCAATTCTTCGAATCAGACCAGTTATTGTTGGAAACGACTACACGAAATCGCATGAAATTTCTCTTCAATCGACTTCAGAAACGACGCAAACACCATCTACTACATTAACTACACCAATCACTGACAAACCTCGTCGTCACTATTCCCCGCGTGGAGATGGCAGATATATTGATTACCTGTCAGACCCCAACCGTCCAAGAGAATTGAATGGCGTAGATCTATCTACCTACCCTTTTTATATCAGCGTGCCAGAAGACATCGACTTCAAATGTGAGGGTCGCCATGATGGCTACTATGCTAGTATTTCCCATAAATGTCAGGTAAGAtcatattcaacattattttccaTACAGAGACTCATCACGAGTTAGTACATTATATTCCTGCTACTGTTATACGTATTTCGAGTCTTGACATTTCAGCTGCTTTGGTCaattagataattttttttctaattctgtaATAGCTTACAGTGTATATGAACTAAATTTATGAAATCCGTGACTACTGACTCAGTATGCCCGAAATGGccagatgtgttaaggcgtttgactcgtaacctgagggtcgcgggttcgaatccctgtcacaccaaatatgctcgccctttcagctgtggggacgttataatgttacgatcaatcacactattcattggtaaaagagtagcccctgagctggcgatgggtagtgatgactagctgccttccctctaattttacactgctaaattagggacggctagcgcaaatagccctcgagtagctttgtgcgaaattcaaaaaacaaactgattcagTACTCTTAGTTTTTGTCCATTTCTTTTCTTCCAAGAGACAAATGGAACGGAAGGAATATTGCAGCAGATGATACTACATATCTGGTTGGCTGTAATTATGGATTTTAGGGTTTCTTGTTCCTGTTCCGTTGGAGCGTAAGCAAGCTTCTGATTTTGGGATCTTGGTTGCATTGGTCAAATTCCAATATCCAGCCAGACTAGCATATATCTCATGATTTGGCTGAGAGTACTTTTGACAAGATACCTTTGATTTAGTTCACCAATTTTAAAACTAAGAGTGGTTACGCTCAGATAACTcatgaaaattctaaaaacaaacaaaaatatatgatattttataacCCTATCATAGtataacttgaaaaatattaagagttaattgtaaaaagtaaataagttatttaaatagttaGAATGAATTAATTGCTCTATCTATATAAATGACAGTTCTTAGAGGTATGGattatttattgtgattattCAATTATACTGCGCTTGTCATTTTGGACTTCAATGGTTAAAATGGCATGtctgtttatttgattgttttgaattttcgcgtaaagttacacaaggtctatctgcgctagtcgttcctaatttagcagtgtacggctagagggaaggcagctagtcatcaccacctaccgtcaactcttgggctactcttttactaatgaatagtgggattgattttcCTATTACAGggtctccacggctgaaacggcaagtatgtttggtgtagtggggattcgaactctcgacagtcaaattacgagtcaagctccctaaccacctggccatgccgggctcgatGCCATGCCCCCAATTTCAACGTTCGGATACAGTCCTCAATAATTTAgaaggttgcggattcgaatacccatcaggaacgactagcgcagatagcccttgtattactttacgtgaaattcaaaaaaaaaccaGTAATCTAGAACTAGTAACCAGAGAAAGAGAAAAGCTTGTCAGCCAAAACCGCCGTCTACGCGGTATCCCTCAACCGAATAGTGGGAGTGAGTGTCACTTTAATAGCTCGCTCAAAACTGTAAATCCAGAAGAAAATCTTGGCGGGGGCTTAAACCTTGATTtggaaatatttgtattaaatatcaatTGTATCTCACagacatttgttaatattaagtttaaatCTTGTTGACGGAGTATAAAACACGTTTGTAACCTTCATAAGTCTCCCGCTGACACaacggtaactctacggatttacaactggAAATCAGGGATTCGTTTCTTCTCGGTGGACTTCctcagcagctagcccgatgtggttttgcgaaaaaaaacacataaaacttcGCAAACAAGAAAAAGTACACACTTTATGGAACATTAAACTGACTGATGGATTAAatcaagtgaaaaacaaataatttggttaaagtattttaaacttttaagttgACGTAGACAGCATTGAATTCCGTTTACCACACATCCGGCTTCACATGAAAaccaaaattcaaataaatggcACAAAACAACTTAATAAGTTATTTCAATTCTTAAATGGTGTAAAACAGCTAGTCTATTTCTTTACacaaatgtgtaaaactgttAGTATATTTCTTCATACAAACGTGTAAAACTATTAGTCTATTTCTTCACACAAACGTGTAAAACTATTAGTCTATTTCTTCACACAAACGTGTAAAACTATTAGTCTATTTCTTCACACAAACGTGTAAAATCACATAAACGTGTAAAACTATTAGTCTATTTCGACTTGTAAAGGGCAATTAAAAATGACATCAAGAAACTGAcctattaaaatcttaaatatcataaacatttataatacttcAATTTCTAAACAGCAGAAACAGTTCGAAAATGGAAATGGCAATAAGAAACAGTTCTATTTCAGTGCACTAATAGTATAAAGATATAAAGTATACTAGTTAGTTCAATGTAGTAAGCAATCAAGTTTCGTAAAACACTTCGTCTATTttattgtctaaataaaatacgtAAGGCATATTGTGAATTTCGCTAAGTAATACACGCGAAACATCTTGTATGTTTCATTAAGTATGAGAAATTAAACACCTTGTTTATTAACATAAGTAACATACATAAACATTCTTGTCTATTACGgtaaataaaacacatgaaacaTCTAATATGTTTCAATAAGTATGAGAAATTAAACACCTTGTCTATTCCAAAAagtaatatacataaaatatcctatatatttcagtaaatacaCAGATGATGTGAAAGAAATattactgtagtttgttttttgtttggcaGCTGTAATGAAGAAATACAATGATAAGTTCTTTTGTCACAAGAAGCTTAAATACGACGTATTTTATATTGCCTATAACGTGAACTTGCTACACGTATTCTTCGAAAGGCAAGCTGTAACAAAAACTACCTTAATAGTTCCCATGCGAATGTTTCCTTTT
This region includes:
- the LOC143255191 gene encoding uncharacterized protein LOC143255191, with the translated sequence MFIDTVYIRLLLVTLLYTVSLLSPDCVSQHVREDAQFVLKQPKQGYDSPVTKRPGNLQVRTTTETPNYYYYDDDYYDYYVDHFVTTTTTTTTTTPPPTRRHRQFGRGRLRNKFRRPILRIRPVIVGNDYTKSHEISLQSTSETTQTPSTTLTTPITDKPRRHYSPRGDGRYIDYLSDPNRPRELNGVDLSTYPFYISVPEDIDFKCEGRHDGYYASISHKCQLFHWCFGRRRFDFLCPNYTLYDQTTFTCRFVNKVDCESSELYYDRNNELYVESTDVPEKERKEEKTEEEMEEQKQKQESK